One genomic region from Gadus morhua chromosome 9, gadMor3.0, whole genome shotgun sequence encodes:
- the hsbp1b gene encoding heat shock factor-binding protein 1b produces the protein MAETDPKSVQDLTNVVQTLLQQMQDKFQTMSDQIIGRIDEMSTRIDDLEKNIADLMTQAGVEEIEAPPEKPKEGQGS, from the exons ATGGCAGAGACAGACCCCAAGTCGGTGCAGGACCTCACAAACGTG GTCCAGACGCTGCTCCAGCAGATGCAGGACAAGTTCCAGACCATGTCGGACCAGATCATCGGGAGGA TCGACGAGATGAGCACACGCATCGACGACCTTGAGAAGAACATCGCCGACCTCATGACCCAAGCGGGGGTGGAGGAGATCGAGGCTCCGCCCGAGAAACCCAAGGAGGGTCAGGGGTCGTAA
- the si:dkey-246g23.2 gene encoding PQ-loop repeat-containing protein 1 → MEVEADLHGSQPMESSVGVLSVVASCVMVFGGALPYLPQYQEILRSNDTTGFSTRVCLVLLLANILRIFFWVGKQFELPLLLQSVVMISTMFCMLRLCCHVHNSNRVSTKQHRLSELDPRYFWQWTMFEDYLLFCLLFSVGCCLLTLLLLDSPLFIEALGGLALLLEALLGLPQLLQNLQQRSTRGMSVKMVVMWTLGDVFKTSYFLLNESPVQFWVCGSVQIVMDALILLQVFLYAPDAHSKFG, encoded by the exons ATGGAGGTGGAGGCCGATCTCCATGGCAGCCAGCCGATGGAGTCGTCTGTGGGGGTGCTGTCGGTGGTGGCGTCGTGTGTGATGGTGTTCGGGGGGGCCCTGCCCTACCTGCCCCAGTACCAGGAGATCCTGAGGAGCAACGACACCACCGGCTTCTCCACCCGCGTCTGCCTGGTGCTGCTGCTCGCCAACATCCTGCGCATCTTCTTCTG ggtgGGGAAGCAGTTCGAGCTGCCCCTGCTCCTCCAGAGTGTGGTCATGATCTCCACCATGTTCTGCATGTTGCGTCTCTGCTGCCACGTCCACAACTCCAACCGCGTCAGCACCAAGCAGCACCGCCTCTCAG AACTGGACCCGCGGTACTTCTGGCAGTGGACCATGTTCGAGGACTACCTGCTGTTCTGCCTGCTGTTCAGCGTGGGCTGCTGCCTGCtgacgctgctgctgctcgacTCGCCGCTGTTCATCGAGGCTCTGGGCGGCCTCGccctgctgctggaggcccTGCTGGGCCTGCCGCAGCTGCTGCAGAACCTCCAGCAGCGCTCCACCCGCGGCATGAG tgtGAAGATGGTGGTGATGTGGACTCTGGGCGATGTCTTCAAGACGTCCTACTTCCTGCTGAACGAGAGTCCGGTCCAGTTCTGGGTGTGCGGGTCGGTCCAGATCGTGATGGACGCCCTCATCCTGCTGCAGGTCTTCCTCTACGCTCCGGACGCACACTCCAAGTTTGGCTGA